A stretch of DNA from Pseudomonas sp. HN11:
GAGCGACGCATGACCCTCTTTTTGAATGAATACCGAGCAACCGATGACCGATAGCGTAGAACTCTTCACCGATGGCGCCTGCAAGGGCAACCCTGGCCCTGGCGGCTGGGGCGCGTTGCTGGTGTGCAAGGGCGTGGAGAAAGAGTTGTGGGGCGGTGAGCCCAATACCACCAACAACCGCATGGAGCTGATGGGGGCCATTCGCGGTCTGGAAGAACTCAAGCGCCGCTGCAACGTGCTGCTGGTGACCGACTCGCAATACGTGATGAAGGGCATCAACGAGTGGATGGTCAA
This window harbors:
- the rnhA gene encoding ribonuclease HI yields the protein MTDSVELFTDGACKGNPGPGGWGALLVCKGVEKELWGGEPNTTNNRMELMGAIRGLEELKRRCNVLLVTDSQYVMKGINEWMVNWKKRGWKTAAKEPVKNADLWQLLDEQCNRHDITWKWVRGHIGHPGNERADQLANRGVDEVRGYKQS